A stretch of Dyella sp. BiH032 DNA encodes these proteins:
- a CDS encoding alpha/beta hydrolase-fold protein yields the protein MLLRRPVAAALLGFALLGGTALARTDAPSAHHLVRVGLGGAQDKPVSGRLLLFVTEAGAAKAQAKDGKVEEVDINPLQPNQTLVAAREVTYLAPGATVSLDADDLAFPGPLAQLPPGDYVMQAVLDVNHNYNYGGRGVGDVVSDVVSLHLPSTELPALQLARTLPAHEAWTLPPSVPQAVRDAIPAAREHTRSIDFVSPALSAFWGRPIHMRGWVLLPPDYDAKKAERYPVVYYTHGFGGSLERLYGPVVNSYAAMSKGEMPPMIWVFLDESSPTGTHEFADSVNNGPWGKALTEELIPQLEKQYRMDGKPQGRFLNGHSSGGWATLWLQTRYPKVFGGTWSTSPDPSDFHDFTGVDLYAPNANAYRKPDGSPNPLIRDKGKVLATFEQFSKLERVLGEYGGQIASFEWVFSPRGADGRPLPMFDRDTGAVDPAVASYWSEHFDIARRLQREWPTLKPDLDGKIHLIIGTADTFYLDGAAHRLKAVLDGLHAKAEVRFVPDRTHFDLYVEGGDRIALLKQITWEMYAIARPGSTLKPPANAAPAK from the coding sequence ATGCTTCTACGCCGTCCCGTCGCCGCCGCGCTGCTGGGCTTTGCCCTGCTCGGCGGCACTGCACTGGCCCGCACCGATGCGCCGAGCGCTCACCACCTGGTCCGCGTCGGGCTGGGCGGCGCGCAGGACAAGCCGGTATCCGGCCGCCTGCTGCTGTTCGTCACCGAAGCCGGCGCCGCCAAGGCGCAGGCGAAGGACGGCAAGGTGGAGGAAGTCGACATCAATCCGTTGCAGCCGAACCAGACGCTGGTCGCCGCACGGGAAGTGACTTACCTGGCGCCTGGCGCGACGGTGAGCCTGGACGCCGACGACCTGGCCTTTCCGGGGCCGCTCGCGCAGCTGCCCCCCGGCGACTACGTGATGCAGGCGGTGCTCGACGTCAACCACAACTACAACTACGGTGGCCGCGGCGTGGGCGATGTGGTCAGCGACGTCGTATCGCTGCATCTGCCGTCTACCGAACTGCCCGCGTTGCAACTGGCCCGGACGCTGCCGGCGCACGAGGCATGGACACTGCCGCCCTCCGTGCCGCAGGCCGTGCGCGATGCGATTCCGGCCGCGCGCGAGCACACGCGTTCCATCGATTTCGTCAGCCCCGCGTTGTCGGCCTTCTGGGGACGTCCCATCCACATGCGCGGCTGGGTGCTGTTGCCGCCGGACTACGACGCGAAGAAGGCCGAGCGCTATCCGGTCGTCTACTACACGCACGGTTTCGGCGGCAGCCTGGAGCGGCTATACGGCCCGGTCGTCAACAGCTATGCGGCGATGAGCAAGGGTGAGATGCCGCCGATGATCTGGGTGTTCCTCGACGAGTCCAGTCCGACCGGCACGCACGAGTTCGCCGACTCGGTGAACAACGGACCCTGGGGCAAGGCGCTCACCGAAGAACTCATCCCGCAGCTGGAAAAGCAGTACCGCATGGACGGCAAGCCGCAGGGGCGCTTCCTCAATGGCCATTCGTCCGGCGGCTGGGCCACGTTGTGGTTGCAGACGCGCTACCCGAAGGTCTTCGGCGGCACCTGGTCGACTTCGCCCGATCCGAGCGACTTCCATGACTTTACCGGCGTCGATCTCTATGCGCCGAATGCCAACGCCTATCGCAAGCCGGACGGCTCGCCCAATCCGCTGATCCGCGACAAGGGCAAGGTGCTGGCCACATTCGAGCAGTTCTCGAAGCTGGAGCGCGTGCTGGGCGAGTATGGCGGGCAGATCGCCTCGTTCGAATGGGTGTTCTCGCCGCGCGGCGCGGATGGGCGCCCGCTGCCGATGTTCGATCGCGACACGGGCGCGGTGGATCCGGCGGTGGCGTCGTATTGGAGCGAGCATTTCGACATCGCGCGCCGCCTGCAGAGGGAATGGCCCACGCTGAAGCCCGACCTGGACGGCAAGATCCACCTCATCATCGGCACGGCGGATACGTTCTATCTCGACGGCGCGGCGCACCGGTTGAAAGCCGTGCTGGATGGACTGCATGCGAAGGCCGAAGTGCGCTTCGTGCCTGACCGCACGCACTTCGACCTGTACGTCGAAGGCGGCGATCGCATCGCACTGCTCAAGCAGATCACCTGGGAGATGTACGCGATCGCGCGTCCGGGCTCGACGCTGAAGCCGCCGGCCAACGCCGCGCCGGCAAAGTAA